A stretch of Halocalculus aciditolerans DNA encodes these proteins:
- a CDS encoding endonuclease NucS domain-containing protein yields MQDAIRVVAGDCTTTSDGRDARRERGEIVALVKPDNTVLVHDARGYQPAAWLTRAETVRFTDGEDGTRLVAGKGDESLRLDFHAVHGRAFYPASPSGPEVGTCPDCDGPLVRSGSDLACISCRRTHAIPRDADVLGTPCEDCGLPLLRVERGRVFEVCADPSCDPLADAVAAEYDGAWPCPDCGTGMNIEWRRGVRAVCPDCERVLAVPHGTTDATCDCGLPRFETPGGTRCLDSTCDAD; encoded by the coding sequence ATGCAGGACGCAATCCGCGTCGTCGCCGGCGACTGCACGACGACCTCCGACGGCCGCGACGCCCGCCGCGAACGCGGCGAGATCGTCGCGCTCGTGAAACCCGACAACACCGTGCTCGTCCACGACGCCCGAGGGTATCAGCCCGCCGCGTGGCTCACGCGCGCCGAAACGGTCAGGTTCACCGACGGCGAGGACGGCACGCGACTCGTCGCCGGAAAGGGCGACGAATCCCTCCGCCTCGACTTCCACGCCGTCCACGGCCGCGCCTTCTACCCCGCCTCTCCCAGCGGCCCCGAAGTCGGTACCTGTCCCGACTGCGACGGCCCGCTCGTCCGGAGCGGCAGCGACCTCGCCTGCATCTCCTGCCGGCGCACCCACGCGATTCCCCGCGACGCCGACGTGCTCGGTACGCCCTGCGAGGACTGCGGGCTCCCGCTGCTCCGCGTCGAACGCGGCCGCGTCTTCGAGGTCTGCGCCGACCCGTCCTGCGACCCGCTCGCCGACGCCGTCGCCGCCGAATACGACGGCGCGTGGCCCTGCCCCGATTGCGGCACGGGCATGAACATCGAGTGGCGACGCGGCGTCCGCGCCGTCTGCCCCGACTGCGAGCGCGTCCTCGCCGTCCCCCACGGCACGACCGACGCGACCTGCGACTGTGGCCTCCCGCGCTTCGAGACGCCCGGCGGCACGCGCTGTCTCGACTCGACCTGCGACGCCGACTGA
- the lipA gene encoding lipoyl synthase, whose protein sequence is MDVRHMESRRKPSWLKMEMPSGERFTEIKRTLRDHDLHTVCEEASCPNLGDCWSGRNGPGTATFMLMGDRCSRGCNFCDVATGGMDALDEEEPSNVADAVAEIGLDYVVLTSVDRDDLPDGGASHFAETIREIKRRDPSILVEALVPDFQGDPDDVRKIIDAGPDVFAHNVETVERRQFPVRDRRAGYEQSLDVLAQAAAEGDCYTKTSIMLGVGEHDHEVYQTLSDLKAVDVDIVTFGQYLQPSRSHLDVESYVHPQKFDTWRAVAEEELGFLYCASGPMVRSSFKAGEFFVDALVKEGKSIEDARAEARASAR, encoded by the coding sequence GTGGACGTTCGTCACATGGAGAGCCGGCGGAAGCCGTCATGGCTGAAGATGGAGATGCCCTCCGGGGAGCGGTTCACGGAGATCAAGCGGACGCTCCGCGACCACGACCTGCACACGGTCTGTGAGGAGGCGTCCTGCCCGAACCTCGGGGACTGTTGGAGCGGGCGGAACGGCCCGGGGACGGCGACCTTCATGCTCATGGGCGACCGGTGCTCGCGCGGCTGTAACTTCTGCGACGTCGCCACCGGCGGGATGGACGCCCTCGACGAAGAGGAGCCGTCGAACGTCGCCGACGCCGTCGCCGAAATCGGCCTCGACTACGTCGTCCTCACGAGCGTCGACCGCGACGACCTCCCCGACGGGGGCGCGAGTCACTTCGCGGAAACGATTCGAGAGATCAAGCGCCGCGACCCCTCGATCCTCGTCGAGGCGCTCGTCCCGGACTTCCAGGGCGACCCCGACGACGTGCGGAAGATCATCGACGCGGGACCCGACGTGTTCGCGCACAACGTCGAGACGGTCGAACGCCGGCAGTTCCCGGTTCGGGACCGGCGCGCGGGCTACGAGCAGAGCCTCGACGTGCTCGCGCAAGCAGCAGCAGAAGGCGACTGCTACACGAAGACGTCCATCATGCTCGGCGTCGGCGAACACGACCACGAGGTCTACCAGACGCTCTCGGACTTGAAGGCGGTGGACGTGGACATCGTGACGTTCGGGCAGTACCTCCAGCCGTCGCGGAGCCACCTCGACGTCGAGTCCTACGTCCACCCGCAGAAGTTCGACACGTGGCGCGCGGTCGCCGAGGAGGAGTTGGGCTTCCTCTACTGCGCGTCGGGGCCGATGGTGCGGTCGTCGTTCAAGGCGGGCGAGTTCTTCGTCGACGCCCTCGTGAAGGAGGGGAAGTCCATCGAGGACGCTCGCGCGGAAGCCCGCGCGTCGGCGCGGTGA
- a CDS encoding tryptophan--tRNA ligase: MTDDDTHDGGPNGTDTDDHATDLRADGAGVDAEGADDVALDPWGSSTVSDYEKLFTEFGIESFDDVIDEVPNPHYLMRRAIIFGHRDYRRVLDAMRNDEPFAALSGFMPTGDPHIGHKMVFDEIIWHQEQGGDAYALIADLEAHSARGLSWAEIDEHARDYLLSLLALGFDPEEGELYRQSENREVQDLAFELGIEANFSEFEGIYGFDGETDVSHMQSVVTQMADILYPQLEEPKPTVIPVGPDQDPHVRFARDLASRVGYFRVTEAYASFEVDDDERALLADAYDALDTDDDTVRCEDAATWLAAQDAKDVPDPAGVRDDLEAKLASAGKEPLRPRVRFLDRNASEEAFEALIESVEGEKRVYDEHVDAFDLDRDEAEDLARDVAVAHGGYGFLPPSSIYHRFMTGLTGGKMSSSIPASHISLLDDPEDGYDKVKAATTGGRTSAEEQREKGGRPDQCPVYELYAYLLASDDDAFAERVYEECRNGERLCGDCKEQAAELMREFLEDHQEKRDEVEGLLEETDLTLESPRNR; the protein is encoded by the coding sequence ATGACTGACGACGATACACACGACGGCGGACCGAACGGGACCGACACGGACGACCACGCGACTGACCTCCGTGCGGACGGCGCAGGCGTCGACGCCGAAGGCGCGGACGACGTCGCGCTCGACCCGTGGGGCTCGTCCACCGTCTCGGACTACGAGAAGCTCTTCACGGAGTTCGGCATCGAGTCCTTCGACGACGTCATCGACGAAGTCCCGAACCCCCACTACCTGATGCGGCGCGCCATCATCTTCGGCCACCGCGACTACCGCCGCGTCCTCGACGCGATGCGGAACGACGAGCCGTTCGCCGCGCTCTCCGGCTTCATGCCGACCGGCGACCCCCACATCGGCCACAAGATGGTGTTCGACGAGATCATCTGGCACCAAGAACAGGGCGGGGACGCCTACGCGCTCATCGCGGACCTCGAAGCGCACTCGGCGCGCGGGCTCTCCTGGGCGGAAATCGACGAGCACGCCCGCGACTACCTCCTGAGCCTGCTCGCGCTCGGCTTCGACCCCGAGGAGGGCGAGCTCTACCGACAGTCCGAGAACCGCGAGGTGCAGGACCTCGCGTTCGAACTCGGCATCGAGGCGAACTTCTCGGAGTTCGAGGGTATCTATGGGTTCGACGGGGAGACGGACGTCTCGCACATGCAGTCGGTAGTGACGCAGATGGCGGACATCCTCTACCCCCAGTTAGAGGAGCCGAAGCCGACGGTGATTCCGGTCGGCCCGGACCAGGACCCGCACGTGCGGTTCGCGCGTGACCTCGCTTCTCGCGTCGGCTACTTCCGCGTCACCGAAGCCTACGCGTCCTTCGAAGTGGACGACGACGAGCGCGCGCTCCTCGCGGACGCCTACGACGCGCTCGACACGGACGACGACACGGTCCGCTGCGAGGACGCCGCGACGTGGCTCGCCGCGCAGGACGCGAAGGACGTCCCCGACCCGGCCGGCGTCCGCGACGACCTCGAAGCGAAACTCGCGTCCGCGGGGAAGGAACCGCTCCGGCCGCGCGTCCGCTTCCTCGACCGGAACGCGAGCGAGGAAGCCTTCGAGGCGCTCATCGAGTCCGTGGAGGGCGAGAAACGCGTCTACGACGAACACGTCGACGCCTTCGACCTCGACCGCGACGAGGCGGAAGACCTTGCGCGCGACGTCGCCGTCGCCCACGGCGGCTACGGCTTCCTCCCGCCGTCCTCCATCTACCACCGCTTCATGACCGGGCTGACGGGCGGAAAGATGAGCTCGAGTATTCCCGCGAGCCACATCAGCCTCCTCGACGACCCCGAAGACGGCTACGACAAGGTGAAGGCCGCGACCACCGGCGGACGGACGAGCGCCGAAGAACAGCGCGAGAAGGGCGGTCGGCCCGACCAGTGTCCCGTCTACGAACTCTACGCCTACCTCCTCGCGAGCGACGACGACGCCTTCGCCGAACGCGTCTACGAGGAGTGTCGGAACGGCGAGCGCCTCTGTGGGGATTGCAAGGAGCAGGCGGCCGAGCTGATGCGGGAATTCCTCGAAGACCACCAGGAGAAACGCGACGAAGTCGAAGGCCTCCTCGAAGAGACGGACCTCACGCTGGAGAGCCCGCGGAACCGCTGA
- the endA gene encoding tRNA-intron lyase: protein MHGERRDGEIHVGGDARQRFHDSRGYGRPLQGNEIALAPVEAAHLLFRGDLDAVDGDGFREFVERGGDGFAARFFVYADLRDRGFYLSPAALDWDVVPDTGDRTDFVVYERGTGPRDGDVAHEIRVVGERTPVAVDSLGESVLAVVDEESEITYLDSDSVTPDGDTDYEPDAALTGVLLDDRVMVWNPPEALYESGFYGQPLSGRSTEHDALHLSLVEAAYLAARGTLTLENDEDADGSVAVEEGSADAGVNAVVSRGRAVEGDRFDRRLRAYRALRDAGTVPKTGFKFGADFRVYQTVDSVENLGHSTWLVRALQRDHAFEPRDLALDVRLAHGVRKTMVFAREDHERDTTDWVAVTRLTP, encoded by the coding sequence ATGCACGGAGAGCGACGCGACGGCGAGATACACGTCGGTGGTGACGCGCGACAGCGGTTCCACGACTCGCGAGGGTACGGCCGTCCCCTCCAGGGGAACGAGATCGCGCTCGCCCCCGTGGAAGCCGCCCACCTCCTCTTCCGCGGGGACCTCGACGCCGTCGACGGCGACGGCTTCCGCGAGTTCGTCGAACGCGGCGGCGACGGGTTCGCCGCGCGCTTCTTCGTCTACGCGGACCTCCGCGACCGCGGCTTCTACCTCTCTCCCGCCGCGCTCGACTGGGACGTCGTCCCCGATACCGGCGACCGCACGGACTTCGTCGTCTACGAACGCGGCACCGGCCCCCGCGACGGCGACGTCGCCCACGAGATTCGCGTCGTCGGCGAACGCACCCCCGTCGCCGTCGACTCGCTCGGCGAGAGCGTGCTCGCCGTCGTCGACGAGGAGTCCGAAATCACCTACCTCGACTCCGACAGCGTGACGCCGGACGGCGACACGGACTACGAACCCGACGCGGCTCTCACCGGCGTGCTCCTCGACGACCGCGTGATGGTCTGGAACCCGCCCGAAGCGCTCTACGAGTCCGGGTTCTACGGCCAGCCGCTCTCCGGGCGCTCGACCGAGCACGACGCTCTCCACCTCTCTCTCGTCGAAGCGGCCTACCTCGCCGCGCGCGGCACCCTCACGCTCGAAAACGACGAGGACGCCGACGGCTCCGTGGCCGTCGAAGAGGGGTCCGCCGACGCGGGCGTGAACGCCGTCGTCTCCCGCGGACGCGCCGTCGAAGGCGACCGCTTCGACCGCCGCCTCCGCGCGTACCGCGCGCTCCGCGACGCCGGCACCGTCCCCAAGACCGGCTTCAAGTTCGGCGCGGACTTCCGCGTCTACCAGACCGTGGACTCCGTGGAGAACCTCGGGCACTCGACCTGGCTCGTGCGCGCGCTCCAGCGAGACCACGCGTTCGAACCGCGCGACCTCGCCCTCGACGTCCGCCTCGCCCACGGTGTCCGGAAGACAATGGTTTTTGCGCGCGAAGACCACGAACGAGACACGACTGACTGGGTCGCCGTGACCCGCCTCACGCCATGA
- the pheS gene encoding phenylalanine--tRNA ligase subunit alpha, which yields MKLPRQQVSVLEAASADEAKTMDELAAATDLEPETVTGAAFELEERGLLELTETAETSVALTDEGETYAAEGLPEVRLYEAAVDAGATDDAVQMGQVIGASGLEGNEVDVALSNYARKGYGEIDSGELTADADADPSEDAEAAALDALAGDADAAGLDADVLDQLERRGLVDVTERTVRSARLTETGVTELMAGVETTGEVGQLTPEMLSSRAWEDADFAEYNVEADAEDLHGGTTHLLRQTAEEVKDVLVGMGFSEMEGPHVDADFWINDALFMPQDHPARTHWDRFAVAEPDGIQELPEDLVDRVEDAHRNGVGPDGDGYHSPWSEDFSRSLALRGHTTNLSMRYLSGEQIGDLEPPERYFSVEKVYRNDTLDSTHLLEFFQIEGWVMAEDLSVRDLMGTFTEFYSHFGIEDIEFKPHYNPYTEPSFELFGRHPRTGEVIEIGNSGIFRPEVLEPLGVECDVMAWGLALERLLMLVSGFEDIRDVHGTLVDLDFLRNAEVVY from the coding sequence ATGAAGCTACCACGACAGCAGGTCTCGGTGCTCGAAGCCGCGAGCGCCGACGAAGCGAAGACGATGGACGAACTGGCCGCCGCGACCGACCTCGAACCGGAGACGGTCACGGGCGCGGCGTTCGAACTCGAAGAGCGCGGCCTCCTCGAACTCACGGAGACGGCGGAGACGTCCGTCGCACTCACCGACGAGGGCGAGACGTACGCGGCCGAGGGGCTGCCGGAAGTCCGGCTCTACGAGGCCGCCGTCGACGCCGGCGCGACCGACGACGCCGTCCAGATGGGACAGGTCATCGGCGCGTCCGGCCTCGAAGGCAACGAGGTCGACGTCGCGCTCTCCAACTACGCGCGGAAAGGGTACGGCGAAATCGACAGCGGCGAACTCACCGCGGACGCCGACGCGGACCCGAGCGAGGACGCCGAAGCCGCGGCGCTCGACGCCCTCGCAGGGGACGCGGACGCCGCCGGCCTCGACGCCGACGTGCTCGACCAGCTGGAGCGCCGCGGCCTGGTCGACGTCACCGAACGAACCGTCCGCTCCGCGCGACTCACGGAGACCGGCGTCACCGAACTCATGGCCGGCGTCGAAACCACAGGCGAAGTCGGCCAGCTCACCCCCGAGATGCTCTCGTCCCGTGCGTGGGAGGACGCCGACTTCGCCGAGTACAACGTCGAAGCCGACGCCGAGGACCTCCACGGCGGCACCACCCACCTCCTCCGGCAGACCGCAGAAGAAGTGAAGGACGTCCTCGTCGGGATGGGCTTCTCGGAGATGGAGGGCCCGCACGTCGACGCCGACTTCTGGATCAACGACGCGCTCTTCATGCCGCAGGACCACCCGGCGCGCACCCACTGGGACCGCTTCGCCGTCGCCGAACCCGACGGGATTCAGGAGCTCCCCGAGGACCTCGTCGACCGCGTCGAGGACGCCCACCGGAACGGCGTCGGCCCCGACGGCGACGGCTACCACAGCCCGTGGAGCGAGGACTTCTCTCGCTCCCTCGCCCTCCGCGGCCACACCACCAACCTCTCCATGCGCTACCTCTCCGGCGAACAAATCGGGGACCTCGAACCCCCGGAGCGCTACTTCAGCGTCGAGAAAGTATACAGAAATGACACTCTCGACTCGACCCACCTCCTCGAGTTCTTCCAGATCGAGGGCTGGGTGATGGCCGAAGACCTGAGTGTACGAGACCTCATGGGCACCTTTACCGAATTCTACAGCCACTTCGGCATCGAGGACATCGAGTTCAAACCCCACTACAACCCCTACACCGAACCCAGCTTCGAGCTGTTCGGCCGCCACCCGCGCACGGGAGAAGTCATCGAAATCGGGAACTCCGGAATCTTCCGCCCCGAAGTTCTCGAACCGCTCGGCGTGGAGTGCGACGTGATGGCGTGGGGGCTCGCCTTAGAGCGGCTCCTGATGCTCGTCTCCGGCTTCGAGGACATCCGCGACGTCCACGGGACCCTCGTCGACCTCGACTTCCTGCGGAACGCGGAGGTGGTCTATTAG
- a CDS encoding DEAD/DEAH box helicase yields the protein MEVADAVPEFADAFPFDEFNRMQREAVPALVESNANVVAAAPTGSGKTALAELAICRALAAGGTAVFVAPLRALTNEKESEWERFEDLGYSVYVVTGERDLNPRRAERADVLVMTPEKADSATRKHDSPRYSFIADVDLVVIDEVHLLDSERRGSVLEVVVSRLRRLCDPRIVALSATMPNVRDVADWLDAPPEATFQFDESYRPVDLHADVVTYSHGENSFADKYRRLYRALDKAEPHLREDGQALVFCASRQDAKQAAKKARDELAERDIPMGARGDYDFHNDAKELENSTLRKSVLDGVAFHHAGLNKGDKDRVEQWFKDGKIELLFSTSTLAWGVNLPARCVVIRDTKYHDPLEGEVDMSPLDVLQMLGRAGRPGYDDVGYGWVVTDRSDADTYRTLLREGKEIESQLAADLVEHLNAEVAMGTVHGVEDAIDWLETTFYYHRAKSEPDEYGFDGIRDRVRETLDDLRERGFVEADGGVLAPTTLGVLCSTFYLRLDTASAFHALATQDGDFREDDVLQAVAAAREFDSVNARHGEKDAVRKVLGNRGDDLEPGQQKVLAILVGSMRGSVPPELRSDAWVIRQNALRLLAAAGAFMDRYDRPRGENLAERLAARVDTGVPADAVGLTAIDGIASGRAHKLADADVETPAAVIDAGASGLVDAGLSESLADRVLDQAEGLPAVTFDWGDFPDRVAMGENEACEVTVRNAGGGGRAHVRVTATPDDGDPVEMTTTTGYLDDPLTVPVGVFGANAESLTYTVEVTFPDYPLRPDSDSRTVRVT from the coding sequence ATGGAGGTCGCCGACGCCGTTCCGGAGTTCGCGGACGCCTTCCCGTTCGACGAGTTCAATCGGATGCAGCGGGAGGCCGTGCCCGCACTGGTCGAGTCGAACGCGAACGTCGTCGCCGCCGCCCCCACGGGCTCCGGCAAGACGGCGCTCGCGGAACTGGCGATCTGTCGCGCGCTCGCCGCCGGCGGCACCGCCGTGTTCGTCGCGCCGCTCCGCGCGCTCACCAACGAGAAGGAGTCCGAGTGGGAGCGCTTCGAAGACCTCGGCTACTCAGTCTACGTCGTCACCGGGGAGCGCGACCTGAACCCGCGGCGCGCCGAGCGCGCCGACGTCCTCGTGATGACGCCGGAGAAGGCCGACTCGGCGACGCGGAAGCACGACTCGCCCCGCTACTCGTTTATCGCTGACGTCGACCTCGTCGTCATCGACGAAGTCCACCTGCTCGACTCCGAGCGACGGGGGAGCGTCCTCGAGGTCGTCGTCTCCCGGCTCCGCCGGCTCTGCGACCCCCGTATCGTCGCGCTCTCCGCGACCATGCCGAACGTGCGGGACGTCGCCGACTGGCTCGACGCCCCGCCCGAAGCCACCTTCCAGTTCGACGAATCGTACCGCCCCGTCGACCTGCACGCCGACGTCGTCACCTACAGCCACGGCGAGAACTCCTTCGCCGACAAGTACCGACGACTCTACCGCGCGCTCGACAAGGCCGAACCACACCTCCGTGAGGACGGGCAGGCGCTCGTCTTCTGCGCGTCCCGACAGGACGCCAAGCAGGCCGCGAAGAAGGCGCGCGACGAACTCGCCGAACGCGACATCCCGATGGGCGCGCGCGGCGACTACGACTTCCACAACGACGCCAAGGAACTGGAGAACTCCACCCTCCGCAAGAGCGTCCTCGACGGGGTCGCCTTCCACCACGCCGGCCTGAACAAGGGCGACAAAGACCGCGTCGAGCAGTGGTTCAAGGACGGGAAAATCGAACTGCTCTTCTCGACGTCGACGCTCGCGTGGGGCGTCAACCTCCCCGCGCGCTGCGTCGTGATTCGCGACACGAAATACCACGACCCCCTGGAGGGCGAAGTCGACATGAGCCCGCTCGACGTCCTCCAGATGCTCGGGCGCGCGGGCCGCCCCGGCTACGACGACGTCGGCTACGGCTGGGTCGTCACCGACCGCTCGGACGCCGACACGTACCGAACACTCCTCAGAGAGGGGAAGGAAATCGAGTCCCAGCTCGCCGCCGACCTCGTCGAACACCTCAACGCGGAGGTGGCGATGGGAACGGTGCACGGCGTCGAGGACGCCATCGACTGGCTGGAGACGACGTTCTACTACCACCGCGCGAAGTCGGAGCCCGACGAGTACGGATTCGACGGGATCCGCGACCGCGTGCGGGAGACCCTCGACGACCTCCGCGAGCGCGGGTTCGTCGAGGCGGACGGCGGCGTGCTCGCGCCGACGACCCTCGGCGTGCTCTGCTCGACGTTCTACCTCCGCCTCGACACCGCGAGCGCGTTCCACGCTCTCGCCACGCAGGACGGCGACTTCCGCGAGGACGACGTCCTCCAGGCCGTCGCGGCCGCCCGCGAGTTCGACAGCGTGAACGCCCGGCACGGCGAGAAGGACGCCGTCCGGAAGGTCCTCGGGAACCGCGGAGACGACCTCGAACCAGGGCAACAGAAAGTGCTCGCCATCCTCGTCGGGTCGATGCGCGGGAGCGTCCCGCCGGAGCTCCGCTCGGACGCGTGGGTCATCCGGCAGAACGCCCTCCGCCTCCTCGCCGCCGCCGGCGCGTTCATGGACCGCTACGACCGGCCGCGCGGCGAGAACCTCGCCGAACGCCTCGCCGCGCGCGTCGACACCGGCGTCCCCGCGGACGCCGTCGGTCTCACCGCCATCGACGGCATCGCGTCCGGGCGCGCGCACAAACTCGCCGACGCCGACGTGGAGACGCCCGCCGCCGTCATCGACGCCGGCGCGAGCGGCCTCGTCGACGCCGGGCTCAGCGAGAGCCTCGCCGACCGCGTCCTCGACCAGGCAGAGGGTCTCCCCGCCGTCACCTTCGACTGGGGCGACTTCCCCGACCGCGTCGCGATGGGGGAGAATGAGGCCTGCGAAGTCACGGTTCGAAACGCCGGCGGCGGCGGACGCGCGCACGTCCGCGTCACCGCCACCCCCGACGACGGCGACCCCGTCGAGATGACCACCACCACCGGCTACCTCGACGACCCGCTCACCGTTCCCGTCGGCGTCTTCGGTGCGAACGCGGAGTCGCTGACGTACACCGTCGAAGTCACGTTCCCCGACTATCCGCTCCGCCCCGACTCCGACTCTCGCACTGTCCGCGTCACCTGA
- a CDS encoding MATE family efflux transporter, translating to MLDVSDEDIVDGPITRTLLVLAAPLVAQNFVVIAQQVVDLFWVGRLGEPPVAALGLLAPVIGLLSAGVFVVFVGAQVNVAQRAGADEPDAAIRTAVQGALLGFAAYAVVTAAVLALVDPVFARLPLDAAVAGAAAAYLGVYALGLAPMAASNALEAGLVGFGDTRGAFVITAATIGTNVVLDPLLIFGYAGVPALGIRGAALATALGYVAGLLTVLVLVARGRRGFRLRRSHLAIDAALARDVIDVGGPNGVQNAARQVARLLVVGVVSAAGGAAGLAAYTVGARVATIAFVPPQGLGQAASSIIGQSLGADRPDRAERTTWVGIAVACGGLLVVGALQWRFPAAIAHAFAPTLDGQALAHTVSYLRILAYGYWAFGAIYVFEAGFNGASRTRVSMVMTMLQYWAVRLPVAAVGALALGFGVTAVFWAVTASNVAAAVGAGVYYRYSTRNGMLERAADAAGS from the coding sequence ATGCTTGACGTTTCGGACGAGGACATCGTCGACGGGCCGATCACCCGGACACTCCTCGTACTCGCCGCACCGCTCGTCGCGCAGAACTTCGTCGTCATCGCCCAGCAGGTCGTCGACCTCTTCTGGGTCGGCCGACTCGGCGAGCCCCCCGTCGCCGCCCTCGGCCTCCTCGCGCCCGTCATCGGCTTGCTCTCCGCCGGCGTCTTCGTCGTCTTCGTCGGCGCGCAGGTGAACGTCGCCCAGCGCGCCGGCGCTGACGAACCGGACGCCGCGATCCGCACTGCCGTCCAGGGCGCGCTCCTCGGGTTCGCCGCGTACGCCGTCGTCACCGCCGCCGTGCTCGCCCTCGTCGACCCCGTCTTCGCGCGCCTCCCGCTCGACGCCGCCGTCGCCGGCGCGGCGGCCGCCTACCTCGGCGTCTACGCCCTCGGCCTCGCGCCTATGGCCGCGAGCAACGCGCTCGAAGCCGGCCTCGTCGGGTTCGGTGACACCCGCGGCGCGTTCGTCATCACCGCCGCCACCATCGGGACGAACGTCGTCCTCGACCCGCTCCTCATCTTCGGCTACGCCGGCGTCCCCGCCCTCGGTATCCGCGGCGCGGCGCTCGCCACCGCCCTCGGCTACGTCGCCGGCCTCCTGACCGTCCTCGTCCTCGTCGCCCGCGGCCGCCGCGGGTTCCGCCTCCGCCGCTCGCACCTCGCCATCGACGCCGCCCTCGCGCGCGACGTCATCGACGTCGGCGGACCGAACGGCGTCCAGAACGCCGCGCGGCAGGTCGCCCGCCTCCTCGTCGTCGGTGTCGTCTCCGCGGCCGGCGGCGCGGCCGGCCTCGCCGCCTACACCGTCGGCGCGCGCGTCGCCACCATCGCCTTCGTCCCCCCGCAGGGCCTCGGGCAGGCCGCGTCGAGCATCATCGGGCAGAGCCTCGGCGCGGACCGCCCCGACCGCGCCGAGCGGACCACGTGGGTCGGCATCGCCGTCGCGTGCGGCGGCCTGCTCGTCGTCGGCGCGCTCCAGTGGCGCTTCCCCGCCGCCATCGCTCACGCCTTCGCGCCGACCCTCGACGGGCAGGCGCTCGCGCACACCGTCTCGTACCTCCGCATCCTCGCGTACGGCTACTGGGCGTTCGGGGCTATCTACGTCTTCGAGGCGGGATTCAACGGCGCGAGCCGCACCCGCGTCTCCATGGTGATGACGATGCTGCAGTACTGGGCGGTCCGCCTCCCGGTCGCCGCCGTCGGCGCGCTCGCCCTCGGCTTCGGCGTCACCGCGGTCTTCTGGGCGGTCACGGCCTCGAACGTCGCCGCGGCCGTCGGCGCGGGCGTCTACTACCGCTACTCGACGCGGAACGGGATGCTGGAGCGCGCCGCCGACGCCGCCGGCTCCTGA
- a CDS encoding HAD family hydrolase: MEPKAVLFDMDGVVVDSEAHWIEREEALFAELLGPGVVDVEGEIAGMQYEEIYDLLVAEYGLEMEREAFLAEYEDAAETVYGEQATLMPGFEGVVAALREAGVTVALVSAAPHDWIDLVVARFGLEGAFAVRVSADDVDGPSKPDPGIYALAAENVGVDPEHCVAVEDSLHGVESARRAGATAVAYRTGHNQAFDFDAAGADVVVDGPDGLREYLSQVTRTVRESESGRSG; this comes from the coding sequence ATGGAGCCGAAGGCGGTTCTCTTCGACATGGACGGCGTGGTCGTGGATTCGGAAGCCCACTGGATAGAGCGGGAGGAAGCGTTGTTCGCGGAGCTCCTGGGCCCGGGCGTCGTCGACGTGGAGGGCGAAATCGCGGGGATGCAGTACGAGGAGATATACGACCTGCTCGTCGCGGAGTACGGCCTCGAGATGGAGCGCGAGGCGTTCCTCGCCGAGTACGAGGACGCTGCCGAGACGGTCTACGGCGAGCAGGCGACGCTCATGCCGGGGTTCGAGGGCGTGGTCGCGGCGTTACGCGAGGCGGGCGTGACGGTCGCGCTCGTCTCCGCCGCGCCCCACGACTGGATCGACCTCGTGGTCGCGCGCTTCGGTCTGGAGGGTGCGTTCGCGGTGCGCGTGAGCGCCGACGACGTGGACGGGCCCTCGAAGCCCGACCCCGGCATCTACGCGCTCGCCGCCGAGAACGTCGGAGTCGACCCCGAGCACTGCGTGGCGGTCGAGGATTCGCTCCACGGCGTGGAGTCGGCGCGCCGCGCGGGCGCGACCGCCGTCGCGTACCGAACCGGGCACAACCAGGCGTTCGACTTCGACGCGGCGGGCGCGGACGTCGTCGTCGACGGCCCCGACGGCCTCCGGGAGTACCTGTCTCAGGTGACGCGGACAGTGCGAGAGTCGGAGTCGGGGCGGAGCGGATAG